One genomic segment of Candidatus Nanoarchaeia archaeon includes these proteins:
- a CDS encoding FKBP-type peptidyl-prolyl cis-trans isomerase — MVSTKKGDFIEVEYTGRAGGSVFDTTHASVAKDSGLQHSHFEFKPQVICLGEKHMLPGLEAELAGKEVGKVYTITLPPERAFGKKNPKLLRMVPTSSFSKEKIMPVPGLTVNIDGIGGIIRTVTGGRVIVDFNHPLAGKEVVYDIRINRIVDDEKLKVESLMKALLGIKPKIELNEQKAIVTVPAEIPKEIAEDISKKVAGLTKIKEVGFVVEKEKVQTVKV, encoded by the coding sequence ATGGTGTCTACCAAGAAAGGGGACTTTATCGAGGTTGAGTACACCGGAAGGGCTGGCGGAAGCGTCTTCGACACTACGCATGCCTCTGTTGCAAAGGACTCAGGATTGCAGCATTCTCATTTTGAATTTAAGCCGCAGGTGATCTGCCTGGGAGAGAAGCATATGCTGCCTGGCCTTGAGGCAGAGCTTGCCGGAAAAGAGGTAGGAAAAGTCTACACGATTACTCTCCCGCCAGAAAGGGCATTTGGAAAGAAGAATCCCAAGCTGCTCAGAATGGTTCCAACGTCTTCATTCTCCAAGGAAAAGATTATGCCTGTTCCGGGGCTTACAGTAAATATTGATGGCATTGGCGGTATTATAAGGACAGTAACAGGAGGCAGGGTGATTGTTGACTTCAACCATCCCTTGGCAGGAAAAGAAGTAGTGTATGATATCAGAATCAACAGGATCGTTGATGATGAAAAGCTGAAGGTTGAATCCTTGATGAAAGCATTGCTTGGGATAAAGCCCAAGATAGAGCTGAACGAGCAGAAGGCAATAGTTACAGTCCCAGCCGAAATCCCAAAAGAGATAGCAGAGGACATTTCCAAGAAGGTTGCAGGCCTCACAAAGATAAAAGAGGTTGGGTTCGTTGTGGAGAAGGAAAAGGTTCAGACAGTGAAAGTTTAG
- the ftsZ gene encoding cell division protein FtsZ, translating into MDAELEKILQQHRATIKVVGCGGSGNNTINRITEVGVAGAETVAVNTDAQDLLYTSADKKVLIGKEITRGLGAGSDPKIGEEAARETEAELKKLLHGSDMIFLTCGLGGGTGTGSIPVIAEIAKKVGALTIAIVTLPFSMEGHRRYENAMIGLEKLEQSVDTLIVIPNDKLLELAPDLPLHTAFKVADEILTNAVKGIAEMVTKAGLVNLDFADIRAVMGKGGIAMIGVGESDTENRAVEAVEKAIANPLLDVDIAGANGALINVAGGPDMTLNEARKVVETVSSSLDPDAKIIWGAQIYDDLEKTIRAMLIVTGVKSTQILGNKPKLKPESVNDELGIEFVD; encoded by the coding sequence ATGGATGCTGAGCTTGAAAAGATCCTTCAGCAGCATCGTGCAACGATAAAAGTTGTTGGCTGCGGCGGAAGCGGAAACAATACGATCAACAGGATCACTGAAGTAGGAGTGGCTGGCGCTGAGACTGTGGCAGTGAATACAGACGCCCAGGATCTGCTCTATACGTCAGCTGACAAGAAAGTCCTCATCGGGAAGGAGATCACGCGCGGCCTCGGAGCTGGCTCTGATCCAAAAATAGGCGAAGAGGCTGCCCGGGAGACAGAAGCTGAACTGAAAAAGCTGCTGCACGGCAGCGATATGATCTTCCTCACCTGCGGCCTTGGCGGAGGAACCGGAACCGGAAGTATACCGGTAATTGCAGAGATTGCCAAGAAGGTCGGTGCACTGACCATAGCAATCGTCACCCTGCCCTTTTCCATGGAAGGCCATAGGAGATATGAAAATGCCATGATTGGCCTGGAGAAGCTGGAGCAGAGCGTGGATACGCTGATTGTGATTCCAAACGACAAGCTGCTTGAGCTTGCTCCGGATCTGCCCCTGCATACAGCATTCAAAGTTGCTGATGAGATCCTCACAAACGCGGTCAAGGGGATCGCTGAGATGGTGACCAAAGCTGGATTGGTGAACCTTGACTTTGCTGATATCCGGGCAGTGATGGGAAAAGGAGGCATTGCCATGATTGGAGTGGGAGAGTCTGACACTGAAAACCGGGCAGTGGAAGCTGTTGAGAAGGCAATTGCCAACCCTCTTCTGGATGTGGATATCGCAGGGGCAAACGGCGCCCTGATTAATGTTGCTGGCGGCCCTGATATGACCCTGAATGAGGCAAGGAAGGTGGTAGAGACAGTCTCAAGCAGCTTGGACCCTGATGCCAAGATTATCTGGGGTGCACAGATTTACGATGACCTCGAGAAGACAATCCGGGCAATGCTGATCGTGACCGGAGTGAAATCAACGCAGATTCTTGGAAACAAGCCTAAGCTCAAGCCGGAAAGCGTCAATGACGAGCTTGGGATTGAGTTTGTGGATTAA
- a CDS encoding type II toxin-antitoxin system HicA family toxin: MKLPVVSSDEVIKVLQKGGFSMVRQKGSHMSFHKLEQGKTLLVVVPRRREIKKGTLLSIIKQAGMTREDFIRSIQ; encoded by the coding sequence ATGAAACTGCCTGTTGTTTCTAGCGATGAAGTAATAAAAGTCCTTCAAAAAGGAGGATTCTCAATGGTCCGGCAGAAAGGCTCTCACATGTCGTTCCATAAACTGGAGCAAGGGAAAACCCTCCTGGTCGTTGTTCCCAGAAGAAGGGAAATCAAAAAGGGGACGTTACTTAGCATCATCAAACAAGCAGGGATGACAAGAGAAGATTTTATAAGAAGCATTCAATGA
- a CDS encoding type II toxin-antitoxin system HicB family antitoxin, with amino-acid sequence MAKQITVTVLVKQEDTGYSVVCPELNVASQGETFEESIANIKEAVELYIESAEELGIMDEVLEQLGISKKDFKQGKIVPKIVTASVPVEITI; translated from the coding sequence ATGGCAAAACAAATAACAGTAACGGTTCTCGTAAAGCAGGAGGATACTGGCTATTCAGTAGTATGCCCTGAATTGAATGTGGCAAGCCAGGGAGAAACCTTTGAAGAAAGCATTGCTAATATCAAAGAAGCTGTAGAGCTCTACATTGAAAGCGCAGAAGAGCTTGGAATTATGGATGAAGTTCTTGAGCAATTGGGCATCTCAAAAAAAGATTTCAAGCAAGGCAAGATTGTTCCAAAAATTGTTACCGCAAGCGTTCCTGTAGAGATTACAATTTAA
- a CDS encoding protein translocase SEC61 complex subunit gamma, with the protein MEGFAEPTKWQRFKGFVLECRRVFRITKKPSGFEFKTIVKVSALGMVIIGLVGFLVHLIDALLFG; encoded by the coding sequence ATGGAAGGGTTTGCAGAGCCTACGAAGTGGCAGAGGTTCAAGGGGTTTGTGCTTGAATGCAGGAGAGTATTCCGGATTACAAAGAAGCCGTCAGGGTTTGAATTCAAGACTATAGTGAAGGTGTCTGCATTGGGGATGGTCATCATTGGATTGGTTGGATTTTTGGTCCATCTGATTGACGCGCTATTATTTGGATGA
- a CDS encoding transcription elongation factor Spt5, giving the protein MEKDQVEVDEKGASEKAGLGSQLYALRTTANRESQVMDFVSSNARKRKLGVYAVVQPHGMRGYIFVEAASRSDAEQAAFNVPYARGVLPNSIDFNEVGHMLEQVKKEVNIEKNDIVEIISGPFKREKAKIKRIDKIKEDVVVELLGAAVPIPMTMKMDAVKVIRRDTKDESSRIPEDEDTEI; this is encoded by the coding sequence ATGGAAAAGGATCAAGTTGAAGTGGACGAGAAAGGAGCCAGTGAGAAAGCTGGGCTGGGCTCTCAGCTCTATGCGCTCCGGACTACAGCAAACCGGGAATCACAGGTCATGGACTTTGTGAGCTCGAATGCGCGGAAGAGGAAGCTTGGAGTCTATGCAGTTGTGCAGCCGCACGGCATGAGAGGGTACATCTTTGTTGAGGCTGCTTCCAGAAGTGATGCTGAGCAGGCTGCGTTTAATGTCCCTTATGCAAGGGGGGTATTGCCAAACAGTATCGACTTCAATGAGGTTGGCCATATGCTTGAGCAGGTCAAGAAGGAAGTGAATATCGAGAAGAATGATATCGTCGAGATCATCTCGGGGCCATTCAAGCGAGAGAAGGCAAAGATAAAAAGGATTGACAAGATCAAGGAAGACGTGGTGGTTGAATTGCTCGGAGCTGCGGTGCCAATTCCAATGACGATGAAGATGGACGCAGTCAAGGTTATTAGGAGAGATACCAAAGACGAGAGCTCCAGGATTCCTGAAGATGAGGATACTGAGATATAA
- a CDS encoding D-aminoacyl-tRNA deacylase, which translates to MDIALICSLKDPASVNMNHGFAFFEETRERFQGCLVYQYRLSPHMLRLYTVEDELLSMAVFPKADLLIFLSKHRSKENTPNFTIHAPGNWGKAEFGGQEGKLCPTSAFSLKSLFIGMSKTAGLPVTLEPTHHGPYTEIPSIFVEIGSTEREWSNKEYGAQIAESILNTLKNPAKKYKPALLLGGLHYNDAANKIQKNSGLAIGHICPKYSLPYVSKALLSQAIEKTTEGIDVILVDWKGMGEEKQRILNLLDTMSLPYERMQRIALE; encoded by the coding sequence ATGGATATTGCTTTGATCTGCTCACTGAAAGATCCAGCAAGCGTGAATATGAATCATGGCTTTGCCTTCTTTGAAGAAACAAGGGAGAGGTTTCAAGGATGTCTTGTCTATCAATACCGCCTTTCACCCCACATGCTCAGGCTTTACACAGTCGAGGATGAGCTGCTCTCTATGGCAGTATTTCCAAAGGCAGATCTCCTGATCTTCCTCTCCAAGCACCGCAGCAAGGAAAACACTCCAAACTTCACAATCCATGCTCCTGGAAACTGGGGAAAAGCAGAGTTTGGGGGGCAGGAGGGGAAACTTTGCCCAACCAGCGCATTCTCTCTCAAATCACTCTTTATCGGGATGTCAAAAACTGCTGGGCTTCCGGTAACTCTGGAGCCTACGCACCATGGCCCTTATACAGAGATTCCGAGCATTTTTGTTGAAATAGGGTCAACAGAAAGGGAATGGAGCAACAAGGAATATGGAGCGCAGATTGCAGAATCCATCCTGAACACATTAAAAAATCCGGCAAAGAAATACAAGCCGGCATTGCTCCTCGGAGGGCTTCATTACAATGATGCTGCAAACAAAATACAGAAAAACTCCGGCTTAGCCATCGGCCATATCTGCCCGAAATACAGCCTTCCTTATGTCAGCAAGGCGTTGCTCAGCCAGGCGATAGAAAAAACAACAGAAGGGATTGATGTGATTCTCGTGGATTGGAAGGGCATGGGAGAGGAGAAACAGAGAATCCTCAATCTTCTTGACACAATGAGCCTTCCCTATGAACGAATGCAGAGGATAGCACTAGAGTAG
- a CDS encoding calcium-translocating P-type ATPase, PMCA-type, with translation MDHHSLPAKLVLEKLRTSSHGLSQAEAARRLVQFGPNEIKEKKSVRPLAIFLGQFRSFVIGLLIAATAISFLLGEILDAFVILAIIILNGMLGFFQEYRAEKTIEALRKLTSLKAIVFRDGKEAEIPASQLVPGDVIRVETGQKVPADGRILEAFNLQTQEASLTGESLPLLKDAREIAAEARASDRTNMLFSSTIVVAGHGNAVVTQTGMQTEIGKIAALIQQQRPEPTPLQVRLKKLATLLGSITVAVCIIVFISGVIKSPEILRLLFAKDFLGFLHSARDLFLIAVSLAVAAIPEGLPVVVTIGLALGVRRMAAKNVLIRKLPSVETLGSTTVICSDKTGTLTKNEMTVKKIYTNGHEIDVTGSGYAIEGEFLSHGKKARKKDIEFLLKIGSLCNDARFIDGQLLGDPTEGALLVSAAKAGLLKESLEKSSPRLGEIGFTSERKRMSTQHRLGAKTYVFTKGAPDIILGYCNHIYESGRISKLTLQKRKEILAINQRFASEALRVLGFAFKHARVLEENGLVFIGLQAMIDPAREEVKGSIQRCKEAGIKVVMITGDHLATAQAIAKDLAIEGNAMEGAELAKISQKELEDQVERIGVYARVNPTDKMKIVEAFKSKGEVVAMTGDGVNDAPSLKRSDIGIAMGVTGTDVAKEASHMILTDDNFASIVHAIEEGRGVYDNLRKFIAFLLSGNIAEVLIIFFAIISGLPLPLAAIQLLVINLVTDGLPATALSADPFEPRAMKRRPVSSAEKIYGRMNAYLIYYPCLMTLVALSTFLYFINTGQSLVKAQTAVFLVITFFELYQAFSCRSLRYPVFKVGIFKNRYLNLAVVSSFLFAAAIVFIPSLNPIFKTAPLTLIEFGSIIAVSSAGFIYLELSKALQKPQI, from the coding sequence ATGGATCACCATAGCCTTCCAGCCAAGCTGGTTCTGGAAAAGCTCCGCACATCTTCTCATGGCTTGTCTCAGGCTGAGGCAGCGCGCCGGCTTGTCCAGTTTGGGCCCAATGAAATCAAGGAAAAAAAAAGTGTCAGGCCGCTCGCCATCTTTCTTGGCCAGTTCAGGAGCTTTGTGATTGGGCTTCTGATCGCAGCAACAGCAATCTCTTTCCTCCTTGGTGAGATTCTCGATGCATTTGTTATCCTTGCCATTATCATCCTCAACGGGATGCTCGGCTTCTTTCAGGAATACCGCGCTGAAAAGACAATTGAGGCGCTCAGGAAGCTTACCTCTCTCAAAGCAATCGTATTTAGAGACGGCAAGGAGGCAGAAATTCCTGCAAGCCAGCTTGTTCCTGGCGATGTTATCCGTGTAGAAACAGGACAGAAGGTGCCGGCAGATGGCAGGATACTTGAGGCTTTTAACCTTCAAACCCAGGAAGCTTCGCTGACAGGAGAGTCATTGCCGCTCCTGAAAGACGCCAGGGAGATTGCAGCTGAGGCGCGTGCGTCAGACAGGACCAACATGCTTTTTTCCTCAACTATTGTTGTTGCAGGACATGGGAATGCAGTCGTGACGCAAACAGGAATGCAGACCGAGATCGGAAAGATAGCGGCCCTTATCCAGCAGCAAAGGCCGGAACCCACTCCGCTCCAGGTCAGGCTTAAGAAATTGGCAACCCTCTTAGGCTCAATTACCGTCGCTGTCTGCATCATTGTGTTTATTTCAGGGGTCATCAAGTCTCCGGAGATTCTCAGGCTTCTTTTCGCAAAAGATTTTTTAGGTTTTCTTCATTCAGCCCGGGACCTCTTTCTCATAGCAGTCAGCCTGGCAGTTGCAGCCATACCTGAAGGATTGCCTGTTGTGGTTACCATCGGGCTGGCTTTGGGCGTGAGAAGGATGGCTGCCAAAAACGTACTTATCAGAAAGCTCCCAAGTGTGGAGACGCTGGGGTCGACCACGGTCATCTGCTCTGATAAGACCGGAACCCTCACAAAGAATGAGATGACTGTAAAGAAGATATACACCAACGGGCATGAGATCGATGTCACAGGGAGCGGGTATGCGATTGAAGGAGAATTCCTTTCGCATGGAAAGAAAGCCAGGAAAAAAGACATTGAGTTCCTCCTGAAGATCGGCAGCCTCTGTAATGATGCAAGATTTATTGATGGCCAGCTGCTGGGGGATCCGACAGAAGGGGCTCTGCTCGTTTCTGCTGCAAAAGCAGGCCTTCTGAAAGAGAGCCTGGAGAAATCTTCACCCCGCTTAGGCGAGATCGGATTCACCAGTGAGCGCAAGAGAATGAGCACGCAGCATAGGCTTGGAGCAAAGACCTATGTCTTTACAAAAGGAGCTCCTGATATCATCCTTGGGTACTGCAACCACATCTACGAGTCTGGAAGGATCAGCAAGCTTACACTTCAAAAAAGGAAGGAGATACTGGCAATCAACCAGAGATTTGCTTCTGAGGCATTACGGGTTCTTGGCTTTGCCTTCAAGCACGCACGGGTTCTTGAGGAAAATGGGCTGGTTTTCATCGGCCTTCAGGCGATGATTGACCCTGCAAGGGAAGAGGTTAAGGGCTCTATCCAGAGGTGCAAGGAAGCGGGAATTAAAGTCGTGATGATAACTGGAGACCATCTGGCCACAGCCCAGGCAATTGCAAAAGACCTTGCAATCGAAGGAAATGCCATGGAAGGAGCAGAGCTTGCAAAGATAAGCCAGAAGGAACTGGAAGACCAGGTAGAGCGTATCGGGGTCTATGCACGCGTCAATCCTACTGACAAAATGAAGATTGTGGAGGCCTTTAAATCAAAGGGAGAAGTTGTGGCAATGACTGGAGACGGCGTCAATGATGCTCCCAGCCTCAAGCGTTCGGATATTGGAATCGCGATGGGTGTCACAGGGACAGATGTTGCAAAGGAGGCATCGCATATGATCCTTACCGATGACAATTTCGCATCGATTGTGCATGCCATTGAGGAGGGAAGAGGAGTGTATGATAACCTCAGAAAGTTCATCGCATTCCTCCTTTCAGGGAATATCGCAGAAGTCCTTATCATATTCTTTGCCATCATCTCAGGGCTGCCTCTGCCGCTTGCCGCCATCCAGCTTCTTGTCATCAATCTCGTGACTGACGGGCTCCCTGCTACTGCCTTGAGCGCAGACCCTTTTGAGCCAAGGGCGATGAAGCGCAGACCTGTAAGCTCCGCGGAGAAGATCTATGGCAGGATGAATGCTTATCTCATCTACTACCCCTGTCTTATGACTCTTGTGGCTCTCTCTACATTCCTATATTTCATCAATACAGGCCAAAGCCTTGTCAAGGCCCAGACTGCAGTGTTCCTTGTGATCACGTTCTTTGAACTCTACCAAGCCTTCTCCTGCAGGTCTCTCCGCTATCCTGTCTTCAAGGTTGGAATCTTCAAAAACCGCTATTTGAATCTTGCAGTTGTTTCCTCCTTCCTTTTCGCTGCCGCAATTGTATTTATCCCCAGCTTAAATCCTATATTCAAGACAGCGCCTTTGACACTCATAGAATTCGGCTCAATTATTGCAGTCTCTTCTGCCGGCTTTATTTATCTGGAGCTTTCAAAGGCTCTCCAGAAGCCTCAAATTTGA